The sequence CGGGTTTTAATCTTTATTGTTGTAGCTGGCGTTGTCACCTGGTTATCATCTAGATACGAGGAACGAACAAAAGAACTCATAGAAAGCGAAAAAAAATTCAAGCAACTCTTTAATGCAAATGATTCCGGAATTGCCCTTCATGAGATCATCTGTGATGAAAGAGGAAATCCTGTTGATTATCGGTTTCTTAATGTAAATCCCTCATATGAGAAAATGACAGGCCTTCTCGGGTCAGATATTGTTGGAAAAACAGTACGTGAGATCCTTCCTGGCACTGAGGACTACTGGGTTGAAGCATATGGAGCCGTGGCAAAAACGGGTATCACAAAAAAATTTGAGCAATATAGTAAGGAACTTGGAAAATATTTTGAGGTAACAGCCTATTCTCCCGAGCCTGGAACATTTGCATGTCTTATCCATGATGTTACAGACCGGAAAAATCAGGAAAAACTCGTAAATGAGACAAACGCATATCTTGAAAACCTCATTACCCATGCCAATGTTCCGATTATCATCTGGGATCCTGATTACCATATAACTCGGGTAAATCGGGCATTTGAACTCTTATGTGGCAGACCCGCTGAGTACCTGGAAGGAGGACATCTTTCAATTCTCTTTTATCCTGCTCATGCAGATCGATCGATGCGGCTAATCAAAACGACTCATGAAGGGGTCAGATGGGATACCGTAGAGATTCCAATTATCCATCAGGATGGAACTGCACGAACAGTTCTGTGGAATTCAGCAACCATTTATGGTCCGGATGGAAAAAAACCCGTAGCAACAATTGCACAAGGATGTGATGTCACCCTTGAAAGGTTTTTGGAATTGGAAAAAGAACGGGCAGCAATTCAGATCCAGGAAAATATTGCCCAACTCGCTATTTTGAATGACGGTATACGAAATCCGCTCACGATAATTGCTTCATATGCTGATCTGGCAGGAGATGAGCAAATAGCAGCCAGGATACAGCATGAAGTAATGCGTATTGATGAAATGGTTAATAACCTTGATCGGGAGTGGGTGCATTCAGAAAAAATTCTAAATTATTTACGAAAAAATGATAAAGTGGCTATAGATTTTGTCCCGACTCATGCTCATACTAACAAGGGGCAATCACATTTTCTGCAGACCGAGCAAGTACTATCATCACCCTACTTGAGCAGTCATGAACGGTATGTCGAAGAGATTCAGACCAGGCTCTATTCTATTCTGGATAGTACTGATGCCTATATCTATGTTGTTGATTTAGAGACGTATGATATCTTATATTTAAACGAACAGGGAAGAAAACTCTTTGGAAATGTAATTGGGCAGAAATGTTATGGAAGTATCTATGGCATACGTGATGGCCCATGTTCTTTTTGTACAAACAATCTTATTAGGGAAAAAGCCGGTTCCAAAGAGGTTATCAAAGGAGAGTTTTTACTTCCGAAAACTGATCGGTGGTATGAATCGCGGACCCGGGCCATTCCATGGGCTGACGGGCGTCTGGTAAGGCTTGAGATTGGAACAGACGTTACTGACAGAAAACTGGCAGAAAAGCGGGACAAATTACAACTTGTCAGATTAGAAGCATTTTTAACCCTTCTTAATATGGCAGATTCATCAGAGATGGATATCTTAAGCTTCTCTCTTGAAAAGAGTTTAACAGTAAGTGAAAGTATCTACGCTTTTGTCGGTCTCATGTCTTCTGATGAATCAGAGATGGAAATACATACCTGGTCTCAGGGTGCCTTGGAAATCTGCTCAATACTGGAAAAACCAATTCATTTTCCCATAAAGGATGCGGGAATCTGGGGGGAGTGTGTCAGAACCCGTTCTCCATTTATTCACAACGACTATTCTGGTCCCCATCCGGCAAAACATGGATCACCAGAAGGCCATATACCCATCACCAGATTTTTAGGTGTTCCGATATGTGATGGTAATCAGATTGTTGCTGTTCTCGCTGTGGCAAATAAACTGAATGATTACTCGTATGATGATGTCAATACCCTTCTCACTCTTGGCAATATTATGTGGGAAATGGTTCATCGAGGACGGATTAGTGATGAACTAATACAAAAAAACAGATACAACCGGACATTAATTGAGACAAGCCTGGATCCATTGGTAACAATTGGAAAAGATGGGAAGATTACGGATGTCAATTCCGCAACTGAACAAATTACTGGGTATTCCAGAGATGATCTGATAGGTACTGATTTTTCAGATTACTTTACTGATCCAGAACTTGCCCGGACCGGGTATCTGACAGTATTTGAAAAGGGATTGGTTAGGGATTATCCTCTCGCTATCAGGCATAAAGATGGGACTATTACTGATGTTCTCTATAATGCGTCTGTTTATTTGAATGAACATGGGGAGATGGAAGGGGTCTTTGCAGCAGCACGAGATGTTACAGAACGTAAAAAAATTGAAATAGCACTCTTTGAACAGGAGGAACGGTTTCGACTGGCATTAAGGGCAACAAATGATGTTATCTGGGACTATGATATCATCAATGATACTCAACGATGGAATGAATCAGGAACTGTTGTGTTTGGATGGACCGATATTGTTCACCATCAACAATCAGCTGCATGGTGGACAGATCGGGTTCACACTGATGATTGTAAACGGGTTGCCAGAGAATTTGAAAATGCATTAAGAGATCCTCTCTGCTTGAAATGGCATGATGAGTACAGGTTCAGAAGAGCGGATGGACAGTATGCATATGTTATGGATCGCGGGTATATTATTCGTGATTCTAGTGGTCAGGCAATCCGTATGATTGGAGCTATGCTTGATATTTCTAACCGGAAGAAAGCCGAAGAAGCACTTGCAGAGAGCGAAAAACGGTTTAGAGATCTCGTTGATACTATTACAAGCGGGGTTGGGGTTTATTCGGTCCAGGGTGATGGAAGGTATGGGAAGGATTATATTATAACCGATTTTAACCGGATGGCCCTTGAAATTGAAGGAAAAATGATTGAAGAAGTTATTGGTAAAAGTCTTGCAGATCTCAGACCGAATATTGATGAATATGGTCTTATCCCGGTTTTTCAGCGGGTATGGAAAACCGGAATTCCAGAATATTTCCCACAAAAGTTATATCTAGATCAACAATATGCGAATTATTATGAAAATCGTGTCTTCAAATTGAAAAGTGGAGAGATTGTTGCTGTATATAATGATGTGACCGATCAGAAACGACTTGAAGTAGCATTACAGGAGAGCAGAGCTCTTCTTGATAGTACGCAACATCTTGCAAAAGTAGGCGGGTGGGAATATGATGTCAGAACACACGCAATGACATGGACCGATGAGACATATCGTATTCATGAAATTGAACCAGGAACTATTCCGGTTGGATCTCCTGATCATATCTTGGAAAGTCTTCGCTGTTATGATAAAATAGATCAACCGGTTATCCAGCAGGCTTTCAATTTATGTGTCTCTGAAGGAATTCCATACGTGCTCGAATTTCCTCTCACAACACAGAAAAACAACCGTATATGGATACAGACCATGGGCAGAGCTGTCCTTGAAGACGGACAGGTGGTAAAAGTAATTGGAAATATTGTTGATATCACTGAAAGAAAACGGATCGAAGATGCTCTCCGACAGGCAAACCGACAGTTAAATCTGTTGACTGCTGTTACCCGGCATGATATCATCAATAAAACCTCGGTAATTTATGATTCCCTTGGTATTGCTGAGATAGATCATACAGATCCCTCGCTTGATCAACTCTTCAGGATCATCAAATCAGCAACAGATGCAATAAAAAGTCATATTGAGTTTACCAGGACATACCAAAAACTTGGATCTCATGAGCCGCAATGGTATCTGTTAGATGATGTTATGCCTTCAACAGTTCCATCAACGATTCAATTCAGAAAAGAAACCGGAAATTATGAAGTATTTGCCGATCCGATGTTCAGTCAGGTGTTTACCAATCTTCTTGATAATTCTGTCCGGCACGGGAAGCATGTGACTGAAATTCGTGTTCATACTGTTAACCAAAAGGATGAACTGGTGATCATGTGGGAGGATAATGGTATCGGGGTTCCTTTTGACTATAAGGAACGGGTTTTCGATCGGGGAATCGGAGATAACACGGGTTATGGATTATTTCTGGTCCGGGAAGTTCTTCAGATAACCGGGATTACTATCAGCGAGTGTGGGGTGGAAGGAAAAGGAGCGAGATTTGAGATCATTGTTCCTAAATGGAAATTCCGGAGAAAAGATACGTGAAATTCTTGAAGATGGTAATCACATCACGTTTCACGAA comes from Methanospirillum hungatei and encodes:
- a CDS encoding PAS domain S-box protein, with amino-acid sequence MSLHESLQVTPKVSLYALIISSLIVIILTIISLSLGITIVFQNLYYFPIIIACAFYLRKGFIFSLILIGIYGLFILIFAHTQNELISALIRVLIFIVVAGVVTWLSSRYEERTKELIESEKKFKQLFNANDSGIALHEIICDERGNPVDYRFLNVNPSYEKMTGLLGSDIVGKTVREILPGTEDYWVEAYGAVAKTGITKKFEQYSKELGKYFEVTAYSPEPGTFACLIHDVTDRKNQEKLVNETNAYLENLITHANVPIIIWDPDYHITRVNRAFELLCGRPAEYLEGGHLSILFYPAHADRSMRLIKTTHEGVRWDTVEIPIIHQDGTARTVLWNSATIYGPDGKKPVATIAQGCDVTLERFLELEKERAAIQIQENIAQLAILNDGIRNPLTIIASYADLAGDEQIAARIQHEVMRIDEMVNNLDREWVHSEKILNYLRKNDKVAIDFVPTHAHTNKGQSHFLQTEQVLSSPYLSSHERYVEEIQTRLYSILDSTDAYIYVVDLETYDILYLNEQGRKLFGNVIGQKCYGSIYGIRDGPCSFCTNNLIREKAGSKEVIKGEFLLPKTDRWYESRTRAIPWADGRLVRLEIGTDVTDRKLAEKRDKLQLVRLEAFLTLLNMADSSEMDILSFSLEKSLTVSESIYAFVGLMSSDESEMEIHTWSQGALEICSILEKPIHFPIKDAGIWGECVRTRSPFIHNDYSGPHPAKHGSPEGHIPITRFLGVPICDGNQIVAVLAVANKLNDYSYDDVNTLLTLGNIMWEMVHRGRISDELIQKNRYNRTLIETSLDPLVTIGKDGKITDVNSATEQITGYSRDDLIGTDFSDYFTDPELARTGYLTVFEKGLVRDYPLAIRHKDGTITDVLYNASVYLNEHGEMEGVFAAARDVTERKKIEIALFEQEERFRLALRATNDVIWDYDIINDTQRWNESGTVVFGWTDIVHHQQSAAWWTDRVHTDDCKRVAREFENALRDPLCLKWHDEYRFRRADGQYAYVMDRGYIIRDSSGQAIRMIGAMLDISNRKKAEEALAESEKRFRDLVDTITSGVGVYSVQGDGRYGKDYIITDFNRMALEIEGKMIEEVIGKSLADLRPNIDEYGLIPVFQRVWKTGIPEYFPQKLYLDQQYANYYENRVFKLKSGEIVAVYNDVTDQKRLEVALQESRALLDSTQHLAKVGGWEYDVRTHAMTWTDETYRIHEIEPGTIPVGSPDHILESLRCYDKIDQPVIQQAFNLCVSEGIPYVLEFPLTTQKNNRIWIQTMGRAVLEDGQVVKVIGNIVDITERKRIEDALRQANRQLNLLTAVTRHDIINKTSVIYDSLGIAEIDHTDPSLDQLFRIIKSATDAIKSHIEFTRTYQKLGSHEPQWYLLDDVMPSTVPSTIQFRKETGNYEVFADPMFSQVFTNLLDNSVRHGKHVTEIRVHTVNQKDELVIMWEDNGIGVPFDYKERVFDRGIGDNTGYGLFLVREVLQITGITISECGVEGKGARFEIIVPKWKFRRKDT